A genomic stretch from Leptodactylus fuscus isolate aLepFus1 chromosome 10, aLepFus1.hap2, whole genome shotgun sequence includes:
- the AP3M1 gene encoding AP-3 complex subunit mu-1 yields the protein MIHSLFLINGSGDIFLEKHWKSVVSRSVCDYFFEAQEKAADIENVPPVIPTPHHYLISIYREKIFFVAVIQSEVTPLFVIEFLHRVADTFQDYFGECSETCLKDNVVIVYELLEEMLDNGFPLATESNILKELIKPPTILRSVVNSLTGSSNMGETLPTGQLSNIPWRRAGVKYTNNEAYFDVIEEVDAIIDKSGSTVFAEIQGVIDACVKLTGMPDLTLSFMNPRLLDDVSFHPCVRFKRWEAERVLSFIPPDGNFRLMSYRVSAQNLVAIPVYIKHNIAFQENSSTGRFDVTVGPKQNMGKTVESIVLTVHMPKAVLNMNLTPSQGTYTFDPVTKVLTWDIGKITTQKLPNLKGSVSLQSGAPKPEENPSLNINFKIQQFAISGLKVNRLDMYGERYKPFKGVKYLTKAGKFQVRT from the exons ATGATCCACAGCCTCTTTCTGATCAACGGTTCAGGTGACATTTTCTTGGAGAAGCATTGGAAGAGCGTTGTGAGCCGTTCTGTCTGCGACTATTTCTTTGAAGCACAGGAGAAAGCTGCAGATATTGAGAATGTTCCCCCCGTCATTCCAACCCCTCACCACTATCTTATTAGCATTTACAGGGAAAAAATATTCTTTGTGGCAGTAATTCAGAGTGAAGTGACACCGCTCTTCGTCATTGAATTCCTACACCGCGTCGCTGACACATTTCAG GATTACTTTGGAGAATGCTCTGAGACATGTCTGAAGGACAACGTGGTCATTGTGTATGAGCTACTGGAAGAGATGTTGGATAATGGATTTCCTCTGGCAACAGAGTCAAATATTCTAAAGGAATTGATCAAGCCCCCTACAATCCTGAGATCTGTAGTCAACTCGCTCACAG GGAGCAGCAATATGGGGGAAACCCTGCCGACTGGACAGCTCTCAAATATACCCTGGAGAAGAGCAGGAGTCAAATACACCAACAATGAGGCCTAttttgatgtcattgaagaagtaGATGCCATCATAGATAAGTCAG GTTCCACTGTGTTTGCAGAAATCCAAGGAGTCATTGATGCTTGCGTGAAGCTAACTGGGATGCCGGATCTCACCCTGTCCTTCATG AATCCCAGGCTCCTAGATGATGTCAGCTTCCATCCGTGTGTCCGGTTCAAGCGCTGGGAGGCTGAGAGAGTCCTATCCTTCATTCCTCCTGATGGGAACTTCCGGCTGATGTCATATCGTGTAAGCGCACAGAA ctTAGTTGCAATTCCAGTGTATATAAAGCACAACATAGCCTTCCAGGAGAACAGTTCTACCGGGAGGTTTGATGTGACTGTGGGTCCTAAACAGAATATGGGCAAGACAGTGGAAAGCATAGTGCTGACTGTCCACATGCCCAAAGCTGTCCTGAACATGAACCTCACACCATCGCAGGGGACCTACACATTCGATCCTGTTACCAAA GTGCTTACCTGGGATATTGGGAAGATAACTACACAGAAGCTACCTAATCTTAAGGGAAGTGTCTCCCTGCAGTCTGGTGCCCCAAAACCAGAGGAGAACCCAAGTTTGAACATCAACTTCAAGATCCAACAGTTTGCAATCTCAG GACTAAAAGTGAATCGACTGGATATGTATGGGGAGAGATACAAGCCTTTCAAGGGAGTGAAATATCTTACCAAAGCAGGAAAATTCCAGGTGCGAACATAA